One Thomasclavelia spiroformis DSM 1552 DNA window includes the following coding sequences:
- a CDS encoding LCP family protein, with amino-acid sequence MKIVKKRRRRKSVFSKLTSKGVILTIQLITSIVFLTYIFNLKVVPLKYYMILVILIIMLFLAETIWITSGLRKKRRTGSISRVFFSKITSLILSILLITGSVYASIGDNFISNITDAFMQTRVIAVYALKTSNIEEVNDLNGKLIGIENKKSTSYITKALVEIQDKTNKEPEKEVYKDYIQLADALYKGDVDCIIADQSYLSTLETNHEGFVDETNVIYTLEIQEKIETVTTKTDVVDNPFIVYLTGIDTYGSVSTISRADVNLVVCVNPIDKQILLISVPRDTQINLHRNGKMDKLTHSAMYGINETIQTLEDFLDMKVNYYAKTNFSGIINIIDSLGGVEVESPYAFTTLHGNYEIKKGMNEMDGEKALCFVRERYTLPHGDFDRGKNQQRLLKAMLKKAMSPKIITNYKNILAAIEGSFETDMSSDDIKSLINMQLDDMANWDIFNVQITGKDSQSYNTYSQKGQKTYITIPDKEVLNKIKKVINKIESGKKLTEKDIEGLN; translated from the coding sequence GTGAAGATTGTGAAAAAGAGAAGAAGAAGAAAAAGTGTATTTTCTAAATTAACTTCAAAAGGAGTAATATTAACAATTCAATTAATTACATCAATAGTATTTTTAACATATATTTTTAATTTAAAAGTTGTTCCACTAAAATACTATATGATTTTGGTAATATTAATAATTATGTTGTTTTTAGCAGAGACAATATGGATAACATCAGGATTGAGAAAAAAAAGAAGAACTGGTTCAATAAGCAGGGTATTTTTTAGCAAAATTACTAGTTTAATATTATCAATATTATTAATAACAGGGAGTGTTTATGCATCCATTGGAGATAATTTCATTAGTAATATTACTGATGCTTTTATGCAGACACGAGTTATTGCCGTTTATGCTTTGAAAACTAGTAATATTGAAGAAGTAAATGATTTAAATGGTAAATTAATTGGAATTGAAAATAAAAAAAGTACTTCATATATTACAAAAGCTTTGGTAGAAATTCAAGATAAGACAAATAAAGAACCCGAAAAGGAAGTATATAAAGATTATATTCAATTAGCAGATGCTTTATATAAAGGTGATGTTGATTGTATTATTGCAGATCAATCATATTTAAGTACTTTAGAAACAAATCATGAGGGATTTGTAGATGAAACTAATGTAATTTATACATTAGAGATACAAGAAAAAATAGAAACAGTAACAACTAAAACAGATGTAGTAGATAACCCTTTCATTGTTTATTTAACAGGAATAGATACATATGGTTCTGTATCAACAATATCTCGAGCAGATGTTAATTTGGTGGTTTGTGTAAATCCAATCGATAAACAAATATTATTAATTAGTGTTCCACGTGATACACAAATAAATTTACATAGAAATGGTAAAATGGATAAATTAACTCATTCAGCCATGTATGGAATTAATGAAACAATTCAAACATTAGAAGACTTTTTGGATATGAAAGTTAATTATTATGCAAAAACAAATTTTAGTGGTATAATCAATATCATTGATTCATTAGGTGGTGTAGAAGTCGAATCTCCATATGCATTTACTACCTTACATGGCAATTATGAAATAAAAAAAGGGATGAATGAAATGGATGGTGAAAAAGCTTTATGCTTTGTACGTGAAAGATATACTTTACCACATGGTGATTTCGATCGTGGAAAAAATCAACAACGTCTTTTAAAAGCAATGTTGAAAAAAGCAATGTCACCTAAAATTATTACTAACTATAAAAATATTTTAGCAGCAATTGAAGGAAGTTTTGAAACCGATATGTCAAGCGATGATATTAAATCATTAATAAATATGCAATTAGATGATATGGCAAATTGGGATATTTTTAATGTACAAATTACTGGTAAAGACTCTCAATCATATAATACATATTCACAAAAAGGACAAAAGACATATATTACTATTCCAGATAAAGAAGTTTTAAATAAAATAAAAAAAGTTATTAATAAAATAGAAAGTGGCAAAAAACTAACAGAAAAAGATATCGAAGGATTAAACTAG
- a CDS encoding L,D-transpeptidase: MKKRSSYSSIMKKKRRRVRTRIKVIGVLLLGYILFFAFTSIYYRDKWYPNTTVNSIDVSNLTYNESKEEIANRVNNYKLEIIGKNDISFKINGKDIDLKATYEKNLEKSFSNHLDGRSLFGIFANHDYEVNLKITYNQDKLEKLINNSVLVNGSDDYKIEESIPDHVEYDEKTQTGKIVEGVNGNKLDIDEFKTIIKEALKDVQTKIDLTDKEACPDVYEKSTNKNIEKQLSTYNSYLLNWITWDMGEGVTETITPDDIKDWLIIGDSGKVTLDKDEMSEWIEDFCLKYKTVGKTRHFTTHTGQVIEISGGDYGWRLDYDKIVEQVYDIITEKTDEDLINAYIENKNQENIDKLTTKLEPIYSNKGYKKDYQNFENDWDTKNYSEIDLTEQRIYVYRDGQLAYSCICVSGLPTEKQDRITRTGVWYIKEKRLEKVLVGEDYETPVKYWIRIMWTGTGYHALNRSDWDKWTPDLYKTKGSHGCLNLKEEDAKKLYELINSGDPVFIHY; encoded by the coding sequence ATGAAAAAGAGGAGTAGTTATTCGAGTATCATGAAAAAGAAAAGAAGAAGAGTAAGGACAAGGATTAAAGTTATTGGAGTTCTTTTATTAGGATATATATTATTTTTTGCTTTTACATCAATATACTATCGAGATAAGTGGTATCCTAATACTACTGTTAATAGCATAGATGTATCAAATTTAACATATAATGAATCAAAGGAAGAAATTGCTAATAGGGTTAATAATTATAAGTTAGAGATTATTGGAAAAAATGATATTTCATTTAAAATAAACGGTAAGGATATTGATTTAAAAGCTACTTATGAAAAAAATCTAGAAAAGAGTTTTTCTAATCATCTTGATGGTCGTAGTTTATTTGGAATATTTGCAAATCACGATTATGAAGTTAATTTGAAGATAACTTACAATCAAGATAAATTAGAAAAATTAATTAATAATTCAGTATTGGTCAATGGAAGTGACGATTATAAAATTGAAGAATCAATTCCAGATCATGTTGAATATGACGAAAAAACTCAAACAGGCAAAATTGTTGAAGGAGTAAATGGAAATAAATTAGATATAGATGAATTTAAAACAATTATTAAAGAAGCATTAAAAGATGTTCAAACTAAAATTGATTTAACTGATAAAGAAGCATGTCCAGATGTTTATGAAAAATCAACTAATAAAAATATTGAAAAACAATTATCTACATATAATAGTTATCTTTTAAATTGGATTACATGGGATATGGGAGAAGGAGTAACAGAAACTATTACACCTGATGACATTAAAGATTGGCTTATTATTGGTGATTCTGGTAAAGTAACTTTAGATAAGGATGAAATGAGTGAATGGATTGAAGATTTTTGTTTGAAATATAAAACAGTAGGAAAAACTCGTCATTTTACTACTCATACCGGACAAGTTATAGAAATTTCGGGCGGTGATTATGGATGGCGACTTGATTATGATAAAATAGTAGAACAAGTTTATGATATAATTACTGAAAAAACTGACGAAGATCTAATAAATGCTTATATTGAAAATAAAAATCAAGAAAATATAGATAAATTAACTACTAAATTAGAACCAATTTATAGCAATAAAGGATATAAAAAAGATTACCAAAATTTTGAAAATGATTGGGATACTAAAAATTATAGTGAAATTGATTTGACGGAACAAAGGATTTATGTCTATCGTGATGGCCAATTAGCATATTCATGTATTTGTGTCAGTGGTTTACCAACAGAAAAGCAAGATCGAATTACTCGTACGGGAGTATGGTATATTAAAGAAAAAAGATTAGAAAAAGTTTTAGTTGGTGAAGATTATGAAACGCCAGTAAAATATTGGATCAGAATTATGTGGACTGGAACAGGGTATCATGCGTTAAATCGTAGTGATTGGGATAAGTGGACACCTGATTTATATAAAACAAAAGGCTCACATGGATGTTTAAATTTAAAAGAAGAAGATGCTAAAAAATTATATGAATTAATTAATTCAGGTGATCCAGTATTTATTCATTATTAA
- a CDS encoding YitT family protein has protein sequence MKDIKVIIGILVGNTLYALAVAMFILPNDLITGGTTGIALFLNTTLNIPVTLFVSIFNICMFLLGWKILGKKFALTTLISSFYYPFILGILENIFKNEIMSNDTLLCVIFAGIMIGVAIGLVIRCGASTGGMDIPPLILNKKLGIPISISMYAFDFFILLGQMLIRKREMVFYGILLVLIYTIVLNKVLVIGKSQIQVKIVSSKFEQINNMIINKLDRGSTLIHGETGFMHNKYPIVLTVVNNRELTLLNNYVYQIDSDAFMIINKVNEVRGKGFSSEKKYIQK, from the coding sequence ATGAAAGATATAAAAGTTATTATAGGGATATTAGTTGGAAATACACTCTATGCTCTTGCTGTGGCAATGTTCATCCTTCCTAATGATTTAATTACAGGTGGAACAACTGGTATAGCACTATTTCTAAATACAACATTGAATATTCCTGTTACATTATTTGTTTCTATCTTTAATATTTGTATGTTTTTATTAGGATGGAAAATTTTGGGTAAGAAATTTGCTTTAACTACTTTAATAAGTTCATTTTATTATCCATTTATCTTAGGAATTTTAGAGAATATTTTTAAAAATGAGATAATGAGTAATGATACTTTATTATGTGTTATTTTTGCGGGAATTATGATTGGTGTTGCTATTGGATTAGTTATTAGATGTGGAGCTAGTACTGGTGGTATGGATATTCCTCCGTTGATTTTAAATAAAAAATTAGGAATTCCTATTTCTATTAGTATGTATGCTTTTGATTTTTTTATTTTGCTTGGTCAAATGTTGATTCGCAAACGTGAAATGGTTTTCTATGGGATTTTGTTGGTACTAATTTATACTATTGTACTAAATAAAGTTTTAGTAATTGGAAAATCACAAATTCAGGTAAAAATTGTTAGTTCTAAATTTGAACAAATTAATAATATGATTATTAATAAATTAGATCGTGGTTCTACATTAATTCATGGTGAAACAGGTTTTATGCATAATAAGTATCCTATTGTATTAACAGTTGTTAATAATCGTGAATTAACACTTTTAAATAACTACGTTTATCAAATTGATAGTGATGCATTTATGATTATAAATAAAGTTAATGAAGTTCGTGGAAAGGGCTTTTCTTCAGAAAAAAAATATATACAAAAATAA
- the rfbA gene encoding glucose-1-phosphate thymidylyltransferase RfbA, whose translation MKGIVLAGGSGTRLYPLTQVTSKQLLPIYDKPMIYYPLSILMEAGIKDILIISTPDDTPRFEELLGDGSQFGISLQYKVQPSPDGLAQAFIIGEEFIDGEACAMVLGDNIFHGHGLGKHLRAAANKFSGATVFGYYVDDPERFGVVEFDENGKAISLEEKPANPKSNYAVTGLYFYDKNVVEYAKSIKPSARGELEITDLNKIYLEKGNLDVTLLGQGFTWLDTGTHESLVDATNFVKTVETHQNRKIACLEEIAYNNGWITKDQLSKSYELYKKNQYGKYLKDVLDGKFIDQ comes from the coding sequence ATGAAAGGTATTGTATTGGCAGGAGGATCTGGAACGAGATTATATCCTTTAACGCAAGTAACAAGTAAACAGTTATTACCAATTTATGATAAACCAATGATTTATTATCCATTAAGTATTTTAATGGAAGCAGGAATTAAAGATATTTTAATTATTTCTACACCAGATGATACACCACGATTTGAAGAATTATTAGGTGATGGAAGTCAATTTGGAATCTCATTACAATATAAAGTACAACCATCACCAGATGGATTAGCTCAAGCGTTTATAATTGGTGAAGAATTTATCGATGGAGAAGCGTGTGCAATGGTACTAGGAGATAATATTTTCCATGGACATGGATTAGGTAAACATTTAAGAGCTGCAGCTAATAAATTTAGTGGAGCAACAGTATTTGGATATTATGTTGATGATCCAGAAAGATTTGGAGTAGTTGAATTTGATGAAAATGGAAAGGCTATTTCTTTAGAAGAAAAACCAGCTAATCCTAAATCTAATTATGCAGTAACAGGGTTATATTTCTATGATAAAAATGTTGTTGAATATGCTAAAAGTATAAAACCTAGTGCACGTGGTGAGTTAGAAATCACAGATTTGAATAAAATTTATTTAGAAAAGGGTAATCTAGATGTAACTTTATTAGGACAAGGTTTTACATGGCTAGATACAGGAACTCATGAAAGTTTAGTAGATGCAACTAATTTTGTGAAAACTGTAGAAACACATCAAAATCGTAAGATTGCTTGTTTAGAAGAAATTGCATATAATAATGGATGGATTACTAAAGATCAATTAAGTAAGTCATATGAATTGTATAAAAAGAATCAATATGGTAAATATTTAAAAGATGTTTTAGATGGTAAATTTATAGATCAATAA
- the rfbC gene encoding dTDP-4-dehydrorhamnose 3,5-epimerase yields the protein MKVIETEIPGVLIIETDVFGDHRGYFTETYSKPKYEKLGITVDFVQDNMSFSGQKGTLRGLHWQNPPYAQSKLVSCTKGKVIDVAVDIRKGSPTYGKWVSVELSAENHRQFFIPQGFAHGFLTLTDDVEFRYKVDNVYNKESEGGMRYDDPTCNVDWGKLLDGIEPVLSEKDMTGPTLEESNNQFVYEGDK from the coding sequence ATGAAAGTAATTGAAACTGAAATTCCTGGAGTATTAATTATTGAAACAGATGTTTTTGGTGATCACCGTGGATATTTTACAGAAACTTATTCTAAACCTAAATATGAGAAATTAGGAATAACTGTTGATTTTGTTCAAGACAATATGTCATTTAGCGGACAAAAAGGAACATTAAGAGGTTTGCATTGGCAAAATCCACCATATGCTCAATCTAAATTAGTATCATGCACTAAAGGAAAAGTTATAGATGTTGCTGTAGATATTCGTAAAGGAAGTCCTACTTATGGTAAATGGGTATCTGTAGAATTAAGTGCAGAAAATCATCGTCAATTCTTTATTCCTCAAGGCTTTGCACATGGATTTTTAACTTTAACAGATGATGTAGAATTTAGATATAAAGTAGATAATGTATATAATAAGGAATCTGAAGGTGGTATGCGTTATGATGATCCTACATGTAATGTTGATTGGGGTAAATTATTAGATGGAATTGAACCAGTTTTAAGTGAAAAAGATATGACTGGACCAACACTTGAAGAATCAAATAATCAATTTGTATACGAAGGAGATAAATAA
- the rfbB gene encoding dTDP-glucose 4,6-dehydratase codes for MKILVTGGAGFIGGNFVHYMVENHPEDMIVNLDLLTYAGNLETCKPVEGKPNYKFVKGDIADRKFIFDLFEKEKFDIVVNFAAESHVDRSITDPEIFVKTNVMGTTTLLDAAKEFGVKRYHQVSTDEVYGDLPLDRPDLFFTETTPLHTSSPYSSSKASADLFVLAYHRTYGLPVTISRCSNNYGPYHFPEKLIPLMISRALADEELPVYGKGDNVRDWLHVYDHCVAIDLIIRNGRVGEVYNVGGHNERTNLEVVKTILKALNKPESLIKFVEDRKGHDRRYAIDPTKLETELGWKPKYNFDTGIQQTIQWYLDNKEWWQNILSGEYQNYFEKMYAGKVK; via the coding sequence ATGAAAATTTTAGTAACAGGTGGAGCAGGTTTTATTGGAGGAAACTTTGTTCATTATATGGTTGAAAATCATCCAGAAGATATGATTGTAAACTTAGATTTATTAACTTATGCTGGTAATTTAGAAACTTGTAAACCAGTTGAAGGTAAACCAAATTATAAATTTGTAAAAGGTGATATTGCTGATCGTAAGTTTATCTTTGATTTATTTGAAAAAGAAAAATTTGATATTGTAGTAAACTTTGCTGCAGAATCACATGTTGATAGAAGTATCACAGATCCTGAAATTTTTGTTAAAACAAATGTAATGGGAACTACTACTTTATTAGATGCAGCTAAAGAATTTGGGGTAAAAAGATATCATCAAGTTTCTACTGATGAAGTATATGGTGATTTACCATTAGATCGCCCAGATTTATTCTTTACAGAAACAACACCATTGCATACTTCTAGCCCATATAGTTCTTCAAAAGCTTCTGCAGATTTATTTGTATTAGCTTATCATAGAACATATGGCTTGCCAGTAACAATTTCAAGATGTTCTAATAACTATGGACCATATCATTTCCCAGAAAAACTTATCCCATTAATGATTTCTAGAGCATTAGCTGACGAAGAATTACCAGTATATGGTAAAGGTGATAACGTTCGTGATTGGTTACATGTATATGATCACTGTGTTGCAATTGACTTAATTATTAGAAATGGTCGAGTTGGTGAAGTTTATAATGTAGGTGGTCATAATGAAAGAACAAATCTAGAAGTTGTTAAAACTATTTTAAAAGCTTTAAATAAACCTGAATCTTTAATTAAATTTGTTGAAGATAGAAAAGGACATGATAGAAGATATGCTATTGATCCAACTAAGTTAGAAACTGAACTTGGATGGAAACCAAAATACAATTTCGATACAGGTATTCAACAAACTATTCAATGGTATTTAGATAATAAAGAATGGTGGCAAAATATCTTATCTGGTGAATATCAAAATTATTTTGAAAAAATGTATGCTGGAAAAGTAAAATAA
- a CDS encoding MerR family transcriptional regulator, protein MEKLYSTGEFAKIAGVTIRTIRYYDKIGLLKPTKVLNNGYRRYCNNDLITLQKIVSLKQLGFSLEEIYPLIQDNDKNSFKKSIQLQISLLDQKIQKLNALKESLKSTKKLLNKEEIPWDKIIELINLSSIEDKIIEHYMNTNNLDTRISFHDTFSVNKNDWFSWIFEQIDFSTVYRLLEIGCGNGKLWENNHYNLRNREIFLSDNSAGMIEETKQRLGDDYNYLIIDCNDIPFKSNYFDNIIANHVLFYLNDLNRGLQEITRVLKSGGTFYCSTYSKLHMKEITEIVKQFDNRISLSINFLPDHFGLENGKEILSKYFSFVELKKYDDYLLVNEAQPLIDYILSCHGNQNEYLSNRLKEFKHYINDLINKQNGIKITKDCGLFICTK, encoded by the coding sequence ATGGAAAAATTATATTCGACAGGTGAATTTGCTAAAATTGCCGGTGTAACAATAAGAACAATTAGATACTATGATAAAATTGGTCTTTTAAAGCCAACAAAAGTACTCAATAATGGTTATCGACGATATTGTAATAACGATTTAATTACATTACAAAAAATTGTATCTTTAAAACAATTAGGATTTTCATTAGAAGAAATTTATCCTTTAATTCAAGATAATGATAAAAACAGTTTTAAAAAATCAATTCAACTACAAATTTCTTTATTAGATCAAAAAATCCAAAAATTAAATGCTTTAAAAGAATCACTTAAATCAACAAAAAAATTATTAAATAAAGAAGAAATTCCTTGGGATAAAATTATTGAATTAATCAATCTATCATCAATTGAAGATAAAATAATTGAACACTATATGAATACAAATAACTTAGATACTCGAATAAGTTTTCATGATACTTTCTCAGTTAACAAAAATGATTGGTTTTCTTGGATATTTGAACAAATTGATTTTTCAACTGTTTATCGACTGCTAGAAATTGGATGTGGTAATGGTAAACTTTGGGAAAATAATCATTATAATTTACGTAATCGAGAAATATTTCTATCAGACAATTCTGCTGGTATGATAGAAGAGACAAAACAACGTTTAGGTGATGATTATAACTATTTAATAATTGATTGCAATGATATTCCTTTTAAAAGTAATTATTTTGATAATATAATTGCTAATCATGTTTTATTTTACTTAAACGATCTTAATCGTGGTTTACAAGAAATAACTAGGGTATTAAAATCTGGAGGTACTTTTTATTGTAGTACATATAGTAAATTGCATATGAAAGAAATAACTGAAATAGTTAAACAATTCGATAACAGGATTTCTTTATCAATAAATTTTCTACCTGATCATTTTGGATTGGAAAATGGAAAGGAGATTTTATCAAAATATTTTAGCTTTGTTGAACTAAAAAAATATGATGATTATTTATTAGTTAATGAAGCACAACCATTGATTGATTATATACTTAGTTGTCATGGTAATCAAAATGAATATCTTAGTAATCGTTTAAAAGAATTTAAACACTATATCAATGATTTAATAAATAAACAAAATGGTATTAAAATAACTAAAGATTGTGGATTATTTATATGTACTAAATAA
- a CDS encoding YihY/virulence factor BrkB family protein — MKKVINNIYIQINYKISNYRRKVSKNASISLAYYLIMSIVPICSLCAFLSSLFNIDLSNLEVLLTEYLTPEFSNIVTSSLTAKHISISSMVVLIISLYVVSKGINQMYEISKTLFNYTSNRNFIVERMITVFKTLIVLILLMLITSLLAFIPIINSFINLSNIFIFDNTYLFLVLFILLSLIYKIIPGVKVAWIDTMKGTAIASILLLLLILGLKYYFSISDYTTVYGPLASFVVIMITFMFVSEIIYIGMYVVAKGYKK; from the coding sequence ATGAAAAAAGTAATAAATAATATTTATATCCAAATAAACTATAAAATATCTAATTATAGAAGAAAGGTTAGTAAAAATGCCAGTATTTCTTTAGCATATTATTTGATTATGTCAATAGTTCCAATCTGTTCATTATGCGCATTTTTATCTTCATTATTTAATATTGATTTAAGTAATTTAGAAGTATTACTTACTGAATATTTAACACCGGAATTTTCAAATATTGTTACAAGTTCACTAACAGCTAAACATATTAGTATTTCATCAATGGTTGTGCTTATAATTTCTTTGTATGTAGTTAGTAAAGGAATCAATCAAATGTATGAAATTTCAAAAACACTATTTAATTACACAAGTAATCGAAATTTTATAGTTGAAAGAATGATAACAGTCTTTAAAACATTAATAGTACTTATTTTACTAATGCTAATAACTTCATTATTAGCATTTATACCAATTATTAATAGTTTTATTAATCTTAGTAATATATTTATTTTTGATAATACATATTTGTTTTTAGTATTATTTATTTTGTTATCATTAATATATAAAATAATACCAGGAGTAAAAGTAGCTTGGATCGATACTATGAAAGGAACAGCTATAGCAAGTATTTTATTATTATTATTAATATTAGGTTTGAAATATTATTTTAGTATTAGTGATTATACTACTGTATATGGTCCTTTAGCATCATTTGTTGTAATTATGATTACATTCATGTTTGTATCTGAGATAATTTATATTGGGATGTATGTGGTAGCTAAGGGATATAAGAAATAG